Genomic segment of Iocasia fonsfrigidae:
ACTGCTGGTTAAGCTTGCTGATAAACCAGTCTCCTGACTGACAACATTTCCAGCAGAATCTGTTATAGAAACATCTGCTTCAATATTTACATCAAAGCTTAAGGTGCCTACAGAAACAGAAGAACCAGAAGCAATAGTAAAACCACCTAGTGTTGCACCGTCAGTATTAAGAGTAGTATCATCAACTGTAGTGGAAGCCATTTCCTCACCATTACTATCCTTTAAAGTAAGTGTATAATTGCCATTGTTTTCCTTAGTTTCTACAGTATAACTACCTGCACTTACACCAGCACCAGCTATTGTAGAAATAGCCCCACCTAATCCGGTAGTATCTGAACTGACAGCAATAGAAGATTTGACATTATCATAACTAACAGTATAATCACCACTATCCAGCTCTACATCTGTCAACTCAGTACTCTCTGCACCACTGTGATTGGTACTAATCTCTGCAGTTGAGGCCATAGAACCATTTAAGAGCTTTTTAGTATTGAATTCAGTATCAGAGGATATCCGGTCGATTTCCTCTATTAACTCATCAATCTCGGCCTGAATCTCTTCACGGTCTGCATCAGTATTGGTATCATTACTCGCCTGCACAGACAGTTCCCTCATCCTCTGTAAAATCTCTTCTGTTTCATCAAGAGCACCTTCAGCAGTCTGGATCAAAGAAATACCATCCTCGGCATTAGTAGATGCCTGGTCAAGCCCCCTGATCTGGGTTTCCATCTTTTCCGAAATAGCCAGACCTGCTGCATCATCAGCAGCTGAATTAATCCGATAACCTGATGAGAGTTTTTCCAGTGAACTGGAAACCGCATTACTATTCCTGCTCAACTGATTCAAAGTATTCAACGCTGAAATATTAGTATTAATTGTCATACTCATAAAATAATCTCCTCCTTGAATTTTTTCAGGCTTCCCTGCCTGAGGTTTTTTTAGCTACTTTAATTAACGGTAGATATAACCCGGCCGTTGTTACACCTGCCGAATTTAGCAGCTATTACTATCTAGAACAAAATGGCTCCGCCACCCAGACTTAATCACTAATTATTAATTTTTTCTTAGAACCACTTTTCACTCAAAGTTAACTACTCATCATAATAAACCAGCCCAATATATTTACTGGACGACTCTAGAAATTGTCTGGAGGCATGGAACTTGGCCTCGATGGCCTGATACTGACTCGACCATGCGTTATAAAAAGAAGAGTCAGTGAGCCGGAAGACAATTTCTCGACAGTAAACGAAGGCAGGACGCCATAGTGCAACCTTAATTTTCTTGTACGCTCTGCTTAGACCGCGGAGTGCCTGCGGTGCACGACAAGGTAAGTAAATATACTGGTCGGTCTTTAAAGTTATCCACAATTTCAAAATTGCATAGTTTCCTAAACTTGAACAAAATGGCTTCGCCACCCAAACTTAATCAAATATATCAGCTTTCTTAAGTCAACTGTTTATTACACATAGTTAATAATAAACTATTAGCCAGACAAATATATTTGTCGGCCTTTAAAGTTATCCATATACCTACAAATCGCATAATTTCCTATACCTGAACAAATTGCCTCTGCCATCCTAATTTAAAGCAAAAATTATAATCCTGTTCTAAACACTAATAGCTACTAAATTATTCTTTGACCTTATCTAAATCAGTTTAGGTATTGCTGACCTTAGATAGTTCCTAAACTTCTATACTTTTATATCAATTTTTTTATAAACTATGTCCCTATCTTCTATCCCCTGTTGATCGGAAATAAGCTCATTTTTATTATTTTTATCACTATTTTTTATTTCTTGCTTGGATACCTCTTCTAATTGACTTTGCCCTTCTTGAAAAGTATCACCAATTTTTTTATTCAAAATTTGTTTTCTTGATTCTATATCTTGCAACTCCGCCTTCTTTGCTTTCGCTTCTCCCCCTCTACTTTCATCTAATTTTATTTCTGCCTCCAAAACATCGCCTTTTCTATTTAGACTATTTTTTGTATTGTTCATCGTTTTAAGCTTAGAATTTGTAATACTTGCCCCAAGCAAGCCGGACATATCCCTTGAAAGACCATCATCCCCTTGAGTGCTTATAATTGATTGTTCACTATGTTTTTGCTGATTTGTATTTTTCTTTTGATTTAGTTTTTCTCGCTGCTTATTTTGTATCTCTATTTCAATTTCTTGTATTCGCTCTTCTAACTGTTCAACCCTATCCTGTTTTATTTGATCAGCTATATCACTTTTTTTTATTTTTTCTATCTGCTCCTCCAGTTGCATTTTTTGTTTTTCAAGCCGGCTTATAGCATTATTATCAAAATTACCATAGAATGGTTTAAGGACATCATTTATACTAGTGGCAACTGATTTAACACTCATTATAATACCCCCTAGATAATTTTTTTCTATGCAATATTTATGTAAATTATATTTGCAAAACTTAATAACTCCACCACTATACTTCTTTGCAGACCTGATGTCAGGAGCCAGATTGAAAAAACCGGCCAAAACCGTTCAACTTAACTTAGCAACTCTAGCATACTTCTATTTTCTTTCACCTAACCCCTGAGTAATAAACAACTTTTTTGCTCCTACCTCTTCATATTAACCAATGTTTCTAACATCTCATCAGAAGTAGTTATCACCGTGGAATTGGCCTGGTAACCACGCTGAATTTTAATCATATTACTAAACTGTTCAGATATATCAACATTTGAGGCCTCTAAACTACTACTTTTAATTGCTCCTGTACCACCACTCCCGGCAGTACTAATTATTACATCACCAGAGTTAACCGATTCTTGAAAGAGTGTATCCCCAACCTTTAGTAATCCACTTGGATTAGCAAAGTCACCAATAGCCAGTTGGGCAATTATTTTAGAATAACCATTACTGTATGAACCTACCAGCTCACCTGTGTCACTATAAGAAATATCGTTCAAACTACCAGCTGTATAGCCGTCATAAACCGCCGTAAGATCTGTATCATCAGCATGCTGACTCATCTCTGATAAATCCACAGATATAGTCTGAGTACTACTCAAGCCATCTGGTGTAAAGGATAATTCCAGTTCATCACCACTAACCAGCTTGCCGTCATCATCAAATACTAAAGTAATCGTATTACTATCTAATGATACATTTGAAGCATCAGTAAGGTCTACATCACTACTGTTAATCTCCCAGGTATTATCAGCAACCTGATCTGCATAAAGGTATAGTGTATGACTGTTCCCCTGAGAATCATAAACCTCAGCAGTAAGTTTTGCTGTAGAATCAAATTCATAATCAGCAGTAATACTTTCCTTAGTACCTGCAGCATCCTCAAACAAGGCGGTAGTACTTGTATCAAATGAAGCAGTATGATTTGCTATAGTAACTGCAGGACCTGACCCCCCGATACTTAATGTTAAAGCATTACTAAGTAAATCATCACCAGCATCAGTAGTAAAAGAGCTTACTGTCCCATCATTATTTAAGACTATCTCTCCACTAATACTACCTGTAGAAGGGTGATTATTTATTTCAAATACACTACTACTATCACCAGCAGTCAGGGTATATTCCCAGGTGTTGTAAGCACTCCCCTCAGTTAACTCAACACTGATTGTATCTGTATCTCCATTAGTGTCTTTAATATCTATTTCACTTGTTTGTAATTTCAGGATATTTTCCAAAGTAGAATTAATATTACCTGTAAAATTACAATAAGTAGTGGCCGAAGGGTCCATACTCCGATCAAGATAGATATTGCCAGCTTGTATATTTGTATTTATCTTCCCATCTTCATCTGCCTGCCAGCCCTGTACATAATAACCATCATTCCCATATGTAATATTACCCTCTCCATCATATGAAAAAGAACCGGCCCTGGTATAATAATTTTGACTGCCATCACTAACTATAAAATAACCATCACCATCTAAGGCTGCATCTAAAACACCATTACTAGACTCAATAATACCTGATTCCATATTATAATTTGTACTCCCTACTGAAACACCTAAACCAATCTGAATGGCATTACTCCCACCAGTATTATCCTGAGCAGATGTAGCCCCCTGTAACGTCTGACTAAATAATTCCTGAAAGGTTATCGAACTACTCTTATAACCAGTTGTATTTACATTAGAAATATTATTACCGATTACATCCATAGCAGTCTGGTGTGCCTTCAAACCAGATACCGCTGAATACAATGATCGCATCATTTTGACTACCCCCTTATTACTAAAAATCAAAATATTATATGAACTATCAAATTCTTTAAATGAGACCTTTCTTATAACAAAAATTATTTTAGATTATTACATAAATACTATACTATCTATCTCATTAACAACTTTCTTTTTAGTACCGTAATCACTTAAAGCAGTGATTACGGTACTATTTTTTATACTAACTATGTAAGCAATATTATTAACAATAATCAAAGATACCTCTGACCCCTTATTAGCGGCTTTTTCAAAGCCAAGTTGTAATTGTTGTAGGTCTCTTACAGATAAACCGCTGTCAGATATACTCAAGCTATGTAAGGCATTTTTGGAAAACTTCAGGACAGACACCTCATTTAATTGATCAATAAAAAGTTTTTCTCTTGACTCTTCAGCTGTTATTTCATTATTTGACATAAACATATCCACCCTTAATTATTCACCCTCATAAACCATTGTTATATCATCAACACTATATTGTTCTCCATCAATATAAACATAGGTCTTACCGTCTTCAATAGAAATCTTACTTACCTCACCACTAAGTTCACCATCATTTATCTCCACTGTTTTACCAATCAATGAACCCCCATCATATAAACCCTGGTATTGAAGGAATGAACTCATATTATCATTCATAGTTGTCAGCTGTTCCACTGTACTAAACTGGGCCAGTTGTGTAACATACTCAGTGCCCTCCATTGGGTTTAATGGATCCTGATACTGCAACTCTGTAACCAGGAGCTCCAGAAAAGCCTCCTGCCCCAGGGTATTACTATTATCTGAACTGTCAGTTTCAGATGTACTGGTACTAGAACTACTTGTTGAAGAAAAAACAGAAGAAACATCATAATTCGACATCCTCTTCACCCCCTTTTAAAATTAATTTCTTAACCATTCCTCCATTATTTCCGGCCTCTCTATTTTCCATCTCAATCTTATGGTAGATCTCTTCCCGGTGTATTTCGATATTAGCCGGGGCATCTATACCTACTTTAACTCTACCTCCATGTAGTTCTACCACAGTTATTATTATATTTTCATCAATAATTATTTTGTCATCTTCTTTTCTGCTTAAAACAAGCACTTCTGAACCCCCAGTTTAGACTGGACTGAAAAAACAGGATGTCTTACCTGATAGTCTGTATTTTCTAAAACAACTTGTTTACCCAGTCTCTTTTTATAATTTATGACAATAGGGGCAGCTAAATTTACTGTCATATTCATTAATCTCCCCCTGATATTGCAAATAGCCAGCACCAGGATATCTTCTAATGACTTGATAGCTAATCTTTCTTTGACCAAATCACTAATTTCAAACCGGTAATCACCTAATACCTCCCAGGGATTTATAGTGATAAAAGCCAGATTCTCTTCTTCAACTGACTGCATAACTATAAAAGGGCCCTTGTCTTTTGAACACAGAAACACAAATTCCTTTTGATCATTAAAACCAGGAATACCTTGAAAAAAAGTAATTACTTCCTCACTGCCGTTTCTTAAACTGTAATTATTTTTGCATTTTAATTTCATTACAATGCCTCCAATTACAATACATTATTGGCTTAACATTATTAAGTAGAATAATTATATTTGAATTTTTTAAGTAAATAAGTATTATGTTTATGAGGACACAAAATTAACCAATGAAGTCTGTAAGATAGTTGAACTAACAGATAAGGCAGCCTCATATACATATTGTTGCGTGGCATAATTTGTATATGCCGTAGCAAGGTCAATATCTTCATTGTTTGATAATATTTTATTTAAGCTGGTATTTTCGTTCTCTAAGCGTTTTTGGGTAAATTCCAGTCTGTTTTCTTTGGCCCCAACCTCTGCCCTACAGGTATTAATGGTATTGGTAGCCTCAGAGATATTACTTAAAACTGTAGTAGACAATGCCTCAGCATCACCTGCTTCCAGGGCATCTTCTAAAGAATGAAAAGCCTCAAAGGCATCAGCAAAGGCCTCCTGACCATTAATATTGATCTCCAGATTACTACTTGAATTCACCTGGCGGACTATGCTATTATAATCACCCTGATATTCACCATCTTCGTCAAAACTCTCAGTAGTGGTTGCTGTCCCGGAAAACAAATAACTGTCACCCTGTTGGGTATTAGCAATATTTATTAATTCCTTTTCCAGTTCTTCAACCTCAACCAAAATATTTTCCCTCTCATCCTCTGTTAAGGTACCATCATTAGCTGCTTGTACACCAAGATCTTCAAGTTCTTCTAAAATATCACCAGCACTATCAAGGGCATCATCGGTGTCACTAAGCCAGCTGTTACAGGATTCAATATTACTCTGATATTGTTCATTATTACTGATCCAGGAATCCAGTTTCATACTATAAATAAAACCAGATGCATCATCAGAGGGGTTTACAAATAATTTGCCAGAAACAGCCTGTTCATATAGTTCATTTAACTTTTCCGAATTATTATTTAAATTTGCCAAAACCTTATTTGTAATCATACTATTACTGATTCTCACTTACATAACACCTCCTATATTTAAACCATAGCAAGCAAGGCATCAAGCATTTCATTAATAGTGGTCACTACTGTTGAAGCTGCTATATAGGCCTGCTGAAACTTAATAATATTAGTCATCTCTTCATCAAGGGAAACACCTGAAATACTTGCCTGTTCTTCTTCCAGCTGTTCCAGGAGTGCTTCCTGATTATCTAACATCTGCTCTGCTTCTTCCCCCTCCACTCCTATGGAAGCAATAATTGACTCATAATAATCAGTTAAAGATGAACCATTTAAACTCTCTATTTCATTTTCATCAATCACATCAGTTAAAGCCAGGGCATTATTCCCATTCCCCTCACTGGTCCCAAAGGAAATAGTCGCCTCTCCAATACTCTTGATATTAAGTGTAACACCAATTACTGCAGTCAGGTCTATTGTGTCACCCGCCTGGGCTGTCCCACTTGTCAGGGTATTACCATCAGCATCTGTAACTGTATAATCAACCTCACTTGGAATAGTGGTGGATTCAACAATCTCTATCTGATAACCATCTGCCAATAAAGTACAATCACTAATATCAACAGTTGCCACATCTGTATTATCACTATAGGTCCCTTCAAACCTACCGGCAGCAATTTTTTTCACATCATTTTCTATGGTTTCACTGACACTAAGACCCATAGCTGCGTTTTCTTGATTATTAATAACAAAAAAGTCCTCACCACTATCACCGTTTAAATCATATCCTTCTTGATGTACTGCATTAAATTCCTTAGCAAAAGACTCTGCCATCTGATTTATATCATCCAGGAAACCAGCAACTATTTCATCTCGCAGTTCCAACACTCCCGCCAAAGAACCACTATCAACAGAGACCTTTTTACCAGTTAAATCGTAGATTAACTGACTCTCATTCTGACCTGTTTGTTCAACAGTTAAATCATAGGAATTGTCCCTACTGACCAGGAGATTCCCATCTAAGGTGACCTGGAGGTTACCCCGACTATCCTCATAACTCTGCACATCAACATATGTATTGAGTTCCTTTAAGAGCTGGTCTCTTGAATCACGGAGGTCATTTGCTGCCTGACCACTATTTTCTACACTGACTATCTCTTCATTTAAAGCTGCAATCCTACTAGTTAGAGAATTGATTTCCTCTACATTAGTACTAATATCTTCAGTTAAAGAGCTTTGATATTCTAATAAATTTTCACAAATAGCATTAAAGGAATCAGTCACTAATTCAGCAGTCTCTTGAACAGTTTTTCTGACAGATAAATGTTCTGAGTCAGGGGTACTACTTAAATCCTGTAATGCTTCGCAAAAATCATTTAAAACATCATCTAATCCTGACTCTGATGTCGTAGATTCATTAAAAATACTTTCAAGATGGGTTAAGCCTTGTAAAATCTTCTCCCAGTAAGCCTGTCCCTGACTATCCTCATTAATTTGTTGATTAATAAACTCATCTGTAATCCTTTCAATCGCCTCAATGTCAACGCCTGTACCAGTCTGACCAACACTTGTCCCGGTTGCTATACCAGGAGAGGCATAGGCATCACTGGCAGTCAGTACCACCCTCTGTCTGCTGTAACCCTCTGTGTTGGCATTGGAAATATTATGACCTGTTGTCTCCATAGCCTTTTGTTGGGCCTGCAAAGCACTAAGAACAGTGCTTAAACCACTAAATGTACTCGACATAGACTAGCCTCCCTCAATTATATTGTTTTACTGCTTCTATTCTATTGCTAATACCTTAACTCCGCTGATCTAATATATGTTGTGAAACCTTAGTCCCCAGCCCCACCTTTTTATCATATGTCTGATTTGTCGGCTGCAAAATATTTAATAAGATTCCTAAAGAAAACTCATTTAATTTAACTGCTTCTGCTATTAATACCCTGTTTTTTTCATTTCCTTTATGTAAATCTGCAATAACTTTTAACATCTTTTCCTTCATCACAGATAATTCTTTTTGCCATAAATCAGGTAAGGAATCTTTTAACTCAACAAATGTTAAGTCTTCTTTATTTAGCTTGTACATCTCTTTTAATTGAGAAATGATTTCCAAACGGTCTTTTTCCAGGGATTGAATTCCGGCAAGTATTTCCCGGTCTTTTCCCAATAGTTCTGCTAGTTTATCTACATCATTCTTTATTATGGCTTTTTTTTTCTTCAGAACCAGTTGATTAAGGACAACTAAGTACTCATATTCTTCTTCAAGGATCTCAATTAATCTTTCAATTACCTCTTCACCCACTATTCTCACTCCTGCCCCTTCAATCTAAAACTTCTAGCATCTTGCGAGCTATCTGCCTGGAATCAATATGGTATTTACCATTATTTATTGCCTTTTTTATTTCTTCTACCCTATCCCATCTTATATTCGACATTTCTTTTAAACGATTTTTATACTCTTTAATTTCTTCCAAATCTCTAATGTTTTTGTCTTCTGATTTCAAGTGGTGGCAATCCAAGTTAATTCACCCCTTTTATTAATTTTGTATATCAAATTTATACCTGTAAAAGTTTAACGACAAAATTACATATTGTTATCTTTCAATACTTGAATTTTAAAACAATTTTACAATTTATGTTTAATTAACTATCTTTATGTCATAATTATAAATTTAAAATGTCAAATAAATGTAAAATAAATATGTGAAATTGTAAAATTAACCCTTTTTAGTGCTAAAGTATCAGTGTTTTGAATTCTACAAGAAGGAACTCAAATTATTCAGGATTTATTTAACATAAAAAGGAAAAATATACTATAGTAGATAAAAAAAATAGTTCCCCCTGTTGTAATATTACAACAGGGGGAACTATTTTTATATCAAATTAAAAGCTATACCTTAAACCCAGTGATGTAAAATCATTATCTTTAAACTGACCAAAGGTAGTTCCTGCATCACCAGAGAATATTTTATGAGCCAGTTCTAAATGCAAATCATCCTGTAATTTATAATCAAGCTTACCCTCAAGTGAATAATCCTCATCTTCCAGGTTATATATCCAGGTTAATTCTGGAACAACGGTCTCATTCTGGTAACTATCTTCCAGCTTAACAATCAACCTATTTGTTGTATAATCTCCATCGTCATTATATTCCTGGTCACTAATTCCGTTATCCTTGATTTCATTAGTATTCAGGATTTTTTCACCAGTTAATTGTATATTTAGGTTTAAATTACTAATAGCTAAATCTCTATCACCACCAATAACCCAGGCTATCTTATTATTTCTTACTACCGGGTCATTACCAGAGATATCATCTGTCCTAAAATAAGCCAGCTCAAACCTGGTATTAATTGTGCGCCAGACGGTGGCCAGTTCAGCCCCCAGCATATCTACCTCATCATAATGGAGGTCTGCCGCTGTTAACAATTCTTCAAACTTATCACTATCCAGTTGTGCAGAATTACCTACAGCAGACAGTAAAACAGCTTTATCATATGATGGGTCCCTTAAATAGCCGTGATAATACGTAAATCCATAATCTATCCCCTGTCTGCTGTCAGTAAACCGGAGAGCCAATTGATTATTATAATCAGGGAAGGCATCTTCCACCTTATGGATAATCCTGGATTGGCTGTAACCAGTTAAACTGCTTATATCTTCCAGGGAAACTGAGGCAAAGGGATTAATTACCCAGTTACCCAGTTCGCTATCAGAGTCATCGGCCAGTCTGTGAGCCGTAAATTCAGGGGTATAAACAAACTCCAGTAAGGCCTGACCATCCCTGAAATACCGGTCTATCTTGAGCATCTCTTCCCCTAGTTGCCTATCCAGATAATCAGGATTAACAAAATCACTCATATCTTCGG
This window contains:
- a CDS encoding FlxA-like family protein, with protein sequence MSVKSVATSINDVLKPFYGNFDNNAISRLEKQKMQLEEQIEKIKKSDIADQIKQDRVEQLEERIQEIEIEIQNKQREKLNQKKNTNQQKHSEQSIISTQGDDGLSRDMSGLLGASITNSKLKTMNNTKNSLNRKGDVLEAEIKLDESRGGEAKAKKAELQDIESRKQILNKKIGDTFQEGQSQLEEVSKQEIKNSDKNNKNELISDQQGIEDRDIVYKKIDIKV
- a CDS encoding flagellar hook protein FlgE, with amino-acid sequence MMRSLYSAVSGLKAHQTAMDVIGNNISNVNTTGYKSSSITFQELFSQTLQGATSAQDNTGGSNAIQIGLGVSVGSTNYNMESGIIESSNGVLDAALDGDGYFIVSDGSQNYYTRAGSFSYDGEGNITYGNDGYYVQGWQADEDGKINTNIQAGNIYLDRSMDPSATTYCNFTGNINSTLENILKLQTSEIDIKDTNGDTDTISVELTEGSAYNTWEYTLTAGDSSSVFEINNHPSTGSISGEIVLNNDGTVSSFTTDAGDDLLSNALTLSIGGSGPAVTIANHTASFDTSTTALFEDAAGTKESITADYEFDSTAKLTAEVYDSQGNSHTLYLYADQVADNTWEINSSDVDLTDASNVSLDSNTITLVFDDDGKLVSGDELELSFTPDGLSSTQTISVDLSEMSQHADDTDLTAVYDGYTAGSLNDISYSDTGELVGSYSNGYSKIIAQLAIGDFANPSGLLKVGDTLFQESVNSGDVIISTAGSGGTGAIKSSSLEASNVDISEQFSNMIKIQRGYQANSTVITTSDEMLETLVNMKR
- a CDS encoding flagellar protein, encoding MSNNEITAEESREKLFIDQLNEVSVLKFSKNALHSLSISDSGLSVRDLQQLQLGFEKAANKGSEVSLIIVNNIAYIVSIKNSTVITALSDYGTKKKVVNEIDSIVFM
- a CDS encoding flagellar hook assembly protein FlgD codes for the protein MSNYDVSSVFSSTSSSSTSTSETDSSDNSNTLGQEAFLELLVTELQYQDPLNPMEGTEYVTQLAQFSTVEQLTTMNDNMSSFLQYQGLYDGGSLIGKTVEINDGELSGEVSKISIEDGKTYVYIDGEQYSVDDITMVYEGE
- the csrA gene encoding carbon storage regulator CsrA, yielding MLVLSRKEDDKIIIDENIIITVVELHGGRVKVGIDAPANIEIHREEIYHKIEMENREAGNNGGMVKKLILKGGEEDVEL
- the fliW gene encoding flagellar assembly protein FliW; its protein translation is MKLKCKNNYSLRNGSEEVITFFQGIPGFNDQKEFVFLCSKDKGPFIVMQSVEEENLAFITINPWEVLGDYRFEISDLVKERLAIKSLEDILVLAICNIRGRLMNMTVNLAAPIVINYKKRLGKQVVLENTDYQVRHPVFSVQSKLGVQKCLF
- the flgL gene encoding flagellar hook-associated protein FlgL, which gives rise to MRISNSMITNKVLANLNNNSEKLNELYEQAVSGKLFVNPSDDASGFIYSMKLDSWISNNEQYQSNIESCNSWLSDTDDALDSAGDILEELEDLGVQAANDGTLTEDERENILVEVEELEKELINIANTQQGDSYLFSGTATTTESFDEDGEYQGDYNSIVRQVNSSSNLEININGQEAFADAFEAFHSLEDALEAGDAEALSTTVLSNISEATNTINTCRAEVGAKENRLEFTQKRLENENTSLNKILSNNEDIDLATAYTNYATQQYVYEAALSVSSTILQTSLVNFVSS
- the flgK gene encoding flagellar hook-associated protein FlgK, whose product is MSSTFSGLSTVLSALQAQQKAMETTGHNISNANTEGYSRQRVVLTASDAYASPGIATGTSVGQTGTGVDIEAIERITDEFINQQINEDSQGQAYWEKILQGLTHLESIFNESTTSESGLDDVLNDFCEALQDLSSTPDSEHLSVRKTVQETAELVTDSFNAICENLLEYQSSLTEDISTNVEEINSLTSRIAALNEEIVSVENSGQAANDLRDSRDQLLKELNTYVDVQSYEDSRGNLQVTLDGNLLVSRDNSYDLTVEQTGQNESQLIYDLTGKKVSVDSGSLAGVLELRDEIVAGFLDDINQMAESFAKEFNAVHQEGYDLNGDSGEDFFVINNQENAAMGLSVSETIENDVKKIAAGRFEGTYSDNTDVATVDISDCTLLADGYQIEIVESTTIPSEVDYTVTDADGNTLTSGTAQAGDTIDLTAVIGVTLNIKSIGEATISFGTSEGNGNNALALTDVIDENEIESLNGSSLTDYYESIIASIGVEGEEAEQMLDNQEALLEQLEEEQASISGVSLDEEMTNIIKFQQAYIAASTVVTTINEMLDALLAMV
- the flgN gene encoding flagellar export chaperone FlgN, with protein sequence MGEEVIERLIEILEEEYEYLVVLNQLVLKKKKAIIKNDVDKLAELLGKDREILAGIQSLEKDRLEIISQLKEMYKLNKEDLTFVELKDSLPDLWQKELSVMKEKMLKVIADLHKGNEKNRVLIAEAVKLNEFSLGILLNILQPTNQTYDKKVGLGTKVSQHILDQRS
- the flgM gene encoding flagellar biosynthesis anti-sigma factor FlgM, with the protein product MDCHHLKSEDKNIRDLEEIKEYKNRLKEMSNIRWDRVEEIKKAINNGKYHIDSRQIARKMLEVLD